One Thermoplasmata archaeon genomic region harbors:
- a CDS encoding tRNA (N(6)-L-threonylcarbamoyladenosine(37)-C(2))-methylthiotransferase, whose product MRIYAETYGCSLNRGESREMLEAAEERGHRIVASVEEADVLILDTCTVIQTTENRMLDRLRLMARAGKPVVVAGCMASARPARVRAICAGAILLPPDKRRELPSLLETLRWLVQAVNSSPVSEMPGGDPEKGQEGEAGGKAAGAVGVLSPVVRPEGGTLLRGPGPGEAVWAELPIASGCTGGCTYCITRIARGKLSSRSVESLVERAAVLLRRGYRELRLAAQDTATYGVDIHTSLPELVSGICSLDGNFRVRIGMMNPGSALRILPALIEVMRRPKVFRFLHVPVQSGDDGMLEAMGRGYTVEDFMKVVGKFREAFPLGLLATDVIVGFPGEGEREFTATLSLIEQTAPDIINIKAYSPRPGTAACRLPGRPPHLEVRRRISRLRELQRRISLKNNERLVGRVEEVLVSEMGANGGALGRTGGYYPVIIPGGPAPGSICNVKISAARPGYVLGEAVTG is encoded by the coding sequence ATGAGAATTTATGCCGAGACCTACGGATGCTCCCTGAACAGGGGCGAGAGCCGGGAGATGCTCGAAGCGGCGGAGGAGCGGGGGCACCGGATAGTGGCTTCGGTCGAGGAGGCCGATGTTCTCATTCTAGACACCTGCACCGTGATTCAGACCACGGAGAACAGGATGCTGGACAGACTCAGACTGATGGCCCGGGCGGGAAAGCCCGTCGTCGTGGCGGGCTGTATGGCCTCCGCGCGGCCGGCGAGGGTGAGGGCGATCTGCGCCGGCGCAATTCTGCTCCCGCCGGACAAGCGGCGCGAGCTCCCCTCCTTATTAGAAACCCTGCGATGGCTCGTCCAAGCCGTGAACTCCTCGCCGGTGTCCGAGATGCCCGGCGGCGACCCTGAGAAGGGGCAGGAGGGTGAGGCCGGAGGGAAGGCGGCTGGAGCCGTGGGGGTGCTCTCGCCCGTAGTGCGTCCGGAAGGAGGAACTCTCCTTCGCGGTCCGGGACCGGGCGAGGCGGTCTGGGCCGAGCTACCCATAGCGAGCGGCTGCACCGGTGGATGCACCTATTGCATCACGAGAATCGCCCGAGGGAAGCTCAGCAGCAGGAGCGTTGAGAGCCTCGTTGAGAGGGCGGCGGTTCTCCTTCGCAGGGGATACCGGGAGCTGAGGCTGGCAGCCCAAGACACCGCCACGTACGGCGTGGATATCCACACAAGCCTTCCGGAGCTCGTGTCCGGAATATGCTCGCTCGATGGAAACTTCCGGGTTAGGATAGGGATGATGAACCCCGGCAGTGCTCTGAGAATTCTTCCGGCGCTCATAGAGGTCATGCGGAGGCCGAAGGTCTTCAGGTTTCTTCACGTCCCCGTTCAGAGCGGTGACGATGGGATGCTCGAGGCGATGGGGCGCGGCTACACGGTCGAGGATTTCATGAAGGTCGTCGGGAAATTCAGGGAGGCGTTTCCCCTCGGCCTCCTCGCCACAGATGTGATTGTCGGCTTCCCGGGGGAGGGGGAAAGGGAATTCACCGCAACCCTCTCCCTCATTGAACAGACGGCGCCGGATATAATCAACATCAAGGCCTACTCCCCGAGGCCCGGGACGGCCGCGTGCCGCCTGCCGGGAAGACCGCCCCACTTGGAGGTTCGGCGGAGGATTTCGAGGCTAAGAGAGCTCCAAAGAAGAATCTCGCTGAAGAACAACGAGCGGCTTGTGGGAAGGGTGGAGGAGGTGCTTGTGAGCGAGATGGGCGCCAATGGAGGTGCGCTCGGAAGGACCGGGGGATACTATCCCGTGATTATTCCAGGCGGACCCGCTCCGGGGAGCATCTGCAATGTCAAAATCAGCGCGGCGAGGCCCGGATATGTTTTGGGGGAGGCGGTGACCGGGTAA